A single window of Butyricicoccus intestinisimiae DNA harbors:
- a CDS encoding FtsB family cell division protein, with protein MNKPKNKKIGILLKLAFVLVAAIAIIKPISLQIQIRELREQVSTLDDQISQEETVNKDLKKSLDEGMTDEAIAKIARDVLGYASPGERVFIDSSEQ; from the coding sequence ATGAACAAGCCCAAAAACAAAAAAATCGGCATCCTGCTCAAGCTGGCTTTTGTCCTCGTTGCAGCGATTGCCATTATCAAGCCGATTTCTCTTCAGATTCAAATCCGTGAGCTTCGGGAGCAGGTAAGCACTTTGGACGATCAGATCAGCCAAGAGGAAACCGTCAACAAGGATCTGAAAAAGTCGCTGGATGAAGGCATGACCGACGAGGCTATTGCAAAAATTGCCCGTGATGTACTGGGATATGCATCGCCCGGCGAGCGTGTGTTTATTGACAGCTCAGAGCAGTAA
- the yabQ gene encoding spore cortex biosynthesis protein YabQ has protein sequence MSGAEESVVCAQLNGIFAACACGLVLGVLYDVCWLLRQRRRGAGLTFLLDVLFSMACCAVLFVLSVGIFQQRMRGFLPIVMAIGGIFWELTGGRGVRRFYKWAHTRLAARKFAKKP, from the coding sequence ATGAGCGGTGCAGAGGAGAGTGTGGTGTGCGCACAGCTGAATGGAATTTTCGCCGCCTGTGCGTGCGGTCTGGTGCTCGGCGTGCTGTACGATGTGTGCTGGTTGCTTCGTCAGCGCCGGCGCGGCGCCGGACTGACGTTTCTTTTGGATGTATTGTTTTCCATGGCATGCTGCGCGGTGCTGTTTGTGCTGTCTGTCGGCATTTTTCAGCAGCGCATGCGCGGATTTTTGCCGATTGTCATGGCAATCGGCGGCATTTTTTGGGAATTGACCGGCGGGCGCGGCGTGCGGCGGTTTTATAAATGGGCGCACACGCGGCTGGCTGCGAGAAAATTTGCAAAAAAACCGTAA
- the yabP gene encoding sporulation protein YabP: MERSTTEKQSLPHGISLQDRKKLSVSGVSDVANFDENQIIIVTQQGTLFVRGGDLHVDQLNLDAGELRISGRIDCMEYDDGGAAGGFLRRLFQ; encoded by the coding sequence ATGGAGCGCAGTACCACAGAGAAACAGAGCTTGCCGCATGGGATTTCTTTGCAGGACAGAAAGAAGCTTTCAGTTTCCGGTGTCAGCGATGTTGCCAATTTTGACGAAAATCAGATTATCATCGTGACACAACAGGGGACACTGTTCGTGCGCGGCGGAGACCTGCATGTGGATCAACTTAACTTAGATGCCGGTGAGCTGCGCATTTCCGGCCGCATTGACTGCATGGAGTACGATGACGGCGGCGCAGCCGGCGGATTTTTGCGCAGGCTGTTTCAATGA